One Lutzomyia longipalpis isolate SR_M1_2022 chromosome 4, ASM2433408v1 DNA segment encodes these proteins:
- the LOC129796486 gene encoding phosphatidylinositol 3-kinase regulatory subunit gamma gives MDPSHPFKDNTSCDRPALPPRLGSRSTLTAVPPAPVPPPAPPPTTTTDDYYGVTVPAEPPAVPQKGEKGPSGDFTGATVALQNAEWYWGKITRDEVKERLKDMPDGSFLIRDASSQKGEYTLTIRKDGSDKLIKIGHRNGKYGFTEPYTFSSVVELVNYFRKESLKQYNNVLDIKLQYPISRYNQEEDTTGVANESDVNKLVEQFLEVHDKYLKKSQKYNDMHDSYQRMEIEIDFKRQALEAFHEAISMFEDQIKLQEKLKTQAQPHEIKSLNENYDILNQRLGALNESKEKLENDIAMQNKEFQAFERDINYLKPEVLNLSRQKEKLHGWLLQHGLTHEHINQIMEDGIRSWANLNNIQMTHYDESTWFLPNCSRLDAEQLLTGTQTGTFLIRPRSAGHYALSISNNGIPNHCIIYQTDRGYGFAEPYNVYSTLKALVLHYAHNSLEEHNDSLLTTLKYPVYGPNVIVPTTTAAIKDDQRQASGGEC, from the exons ATGGACCCATCGCACCCTTTTAAGGACAATACGAGCTGTGATAGACCAGCCCTACCACCACGGCTCGGTTCCAGATCCACCCTAACAGCGGTACCTCCGGCTCCTGTGCCACCACCCGCACCACcacccaccaccaccaccgatGACTACTACGGCGTGACAGTACCCGCAGAGCCGCCAGCTGTGCCGCAAAAGGGCGAAAAGGGTCCCAGTGGGGATTTCACGGGTGCCACAGTTGCCCTACAGAATGCCGAATGGTACTGGGGGAAGATAACGCGTGATGAGGTGAAGGAGCGCCTCAAGGATATGCCGGATGGGTCGTTCCTCATTCGTGATGCATCGAGTCAAAAGGGCGAGTATACGCTCACCATACGAAAAGATGGTAGTGAtaagttgattaaaattggGCACCGTAATGGCAAATATGGCTTCACGGAACCCTATACATTCTCATCTGTGGTGGAGTTGGTCAATTACTTTCGCAAAGAGTCTCTCAAGCAGTACAACAATGTGCTGGATATAAAGTTGCAGTACCCAATATCGCGGTATAATCAAGAGGAGGACACCACGGGGGTGGCAAATGAGAGTGATGTGAATAAATTGGTGGAACAATTTCTCGAGGTGCACGATAAGTATCTgaaaaagtcacaaaaataCAATGATATGCACGATTCGTACCAACGGATGGAGATTGAGATAGATTTTAAGCGACAAGCACTTGAGGCATTCCACGAGGCGATATCCATGTTTGAGGATCAGATAAAGTTGCAGGAAAAGCTGAAAACCCAAGCGCAGCCGCATGAGATAAAGAGTCTCAATGAAAACTATGACATTCTCAATCAGCGACTTGGTGCCCTCAATGAGAGCAAGGAGAAACTCGAGAATGATATTGCGATGCAGAACAAGGAATTCCAAGCATTCGAACGCGATATCAACTACCTCAAGCCGGAGGTGCTCAATTTGTCGCGACAGAAGGAGAAACTCCATGG ATGGCTCCTTCAGCATGGTCTAACGCATGAGCATATTAATCAGATAATGGAGGATGGCATACGATCGTGGgcaaatttgaataatatcCAAATGACCCATTATGACGAATCAACGTGGTTCTTGCCCAATTGCAGTCGTTTGGATGCTGAGCAACTTCTCACGGGCACGCAGACGGGTACGTTCCTCATACGGCCGCGCAGTGCTGGGCACTATGCGTTGTCAATTTCCAACAATGGCATCCCAAATCACTGTATCATCTACCAAACGGACCGGGGGTATGGATTTGCAGAGCCATACAATGTTTACAGCACATTGAAGGCTCTTGTCCTTCACTATGCTCACAATTCACTCGAGGAGCACAATGACTCCCTCCTGACGACACTCAAGTACCCAGTCTATGGGCCCAATGTTATTGTGCCAACAACGACGGCAGCAATTAAAGATGATCAACGACAAGCCAGTGGTGGAGAGTGTTAG